One genomic segment of Drosophila melanogaster chromosome 3L includes these proteins:
- the prc gene encoding pericardin, whose amino-acid sequence MLPFRLGLLLGAVLFVASANGAAIENEVSSLNDLQREKRSGRGYSRGQTQSQYLNFGKPEEDGKAEAEATENGSRSTVSGTHGMGQAQSQFSSGDCNGCSGYQTDYPSSGRILDASGSGGIGRPDSIISLPGGVGGQTGAGQAGYGSQLGVGAQAGAGQPGYGDQPGVGTQPGVGQPGYGSQPGIGGQTGAGQPGYGSQPGIGGQTGAGQPGYGSQPVVGAQTGTGQPGYGAQPGVGTQTGAGQPGYGSQPGIGGQTGARQPGYVTQPGVGAQTGIGQPGYGAQPGILGQTGAGQPGYGSQPGIGGQTGAGQPGYGTQPGVGAQTGTGQPGYGAQPGVGTQTGAGQPGYGSQPGIGGQTGAGQPGYGTQPGVGAQTGAGQPGYGAQPGVGAQTGAGQPGYGSQPGIGGQTGAGQPGYGSQPGIGGQTGARQPGYGSQPGVGAQTGAGQPGYGAQPGVGAQTGAGQPGYGSQPGIGGQTGAGQPGYGSQPGVGAQTGAGQPGYGAQPGVGAQTGAGQPGYGSQPGIGGQTGAGQPGYGTQPGVGAQTGTGQPGYGAQPGVGTQTGAGQPGYGSQPGIGGQTGAGQPGYGTQPGVGAQTGTGQPGYGAQPGVGTQTGAGQPGYGSQPGYGTQPGVGAQTGTGQPGYGAQPGVGGQTGAGQPGYGTQPGIGGQTGAGQPGYGSQPGIGGQTGGGQPGYGSQIGGQTGAGQPSYGSQPGVGAQNGAGQPGYGTQPVIGGQTGAGQPGYGGQTGVGGSPGFLTQPGIGGISGPIGGKLGGGQSEAAKPGYWAQPGIGGPSRYGSQPGIGDQTGTGQSGYGGQPGISGQTGGGQPGYGGQATISGLPGYGTQPGIGALTAVPGGHYGYETQPGIGGQTGTNQPGFGGQPGIGGQTGAGQPGYGFIGQPGIGGQTGTSGRQPGYGTQPGIGGQTAAGQPGYGSQTGVGGQIGAGQPGYGSQPGIGGQTGAGQPGYGAQPGFGGQPGYGNQPGVGGQTGAGQPGYGSQPGIGGQTGAGQPGYGAQPGFGGQLGYGNQPGVGGQTGAGQPGYGSQPGVGGQTGAGQPGYGVIPGFGGQPGIGGQTAAGKPGYGGQPGIGGSPVYGTQQGTGGQSGISGGQPGYGTQPGQTGAGQPGYGSLPGTGGQATAGQPGYGPGSQPGIGGQTVGGHGGYGSQPGIGGAPVYGTQPGGGGQTGVIGGQPGQIGDRVGQPGYGTQTGQIGAPGRYTDGSQTVPGAVGTGGVVAAGTSGADDAFSQAESSIGDGQASASAQGKKNGGTAKTQVSGTYSSGGTFSASAMTSDADRAASAQVTGNADGAVSQSQGSGGPAQSQAQVQVAKDGGTKASSQSGGIIQQSQSEVHANDKGGLADAQSSGPGQTSSQAQIGFRPGQEANPIAANGGGQASSSSGTHSSQSSSQIHGTSSFGVSYHGAAQSASGTKEQVATYREANRELFNTISQFGNNANAVTDRADAVYSGPALTDESDRVPEAQLKSTKPKEEAEQVVSKLDHPEPVQYDDEDEADPDEYDEDEYYEEKPVKLEESPKSSTIVAPTEATPRPKTYNQSSPTQSQQTVVVPVPGEKYQVVQKQNGKATINAEPSTTEAIPPGFRGTVNVEKKFHTKALELHAPKGVEITPDTSDEGPVRGDKPLRRAPDSYVTVTKSVTGSMDNTKNPPQENKNFQSTYYTKSSTCGYFTFSCNIVYGANGRSKICRPKAPTNGKC is encoded by the exons atgttGCCCTTTCGCTTGGGCCTGCTACTTGGCGCCGTGCTATTCGTGGCAAGCGCAAATGGAGCTGCCATC GAAAATGAGGTTTCTAGTCTGAACGACTTGCAGCGGGAAAAGAGAAGCGGCAGAGGCTA TTCGAGGGGACAAACCCAGTCTCAGTACTTAAATTTCGGTAAGCCTGAGGAGGATGGAAAGGCTGAGGCAGAGGCTACCGAAAATGGATCTCGCTCCACTGTGT CTGGCACCCATGGAATGGGTCAGGCTCAGAGCCAGTTCTCATCAGGGGACTGCAATGGATGTTCTGGCTACCAAACGGATTACCCTTCTTCAGGCAGAATTCTTGATGCTAGTGGATCCGGAGGCATCGGTAGACCCGATTCCATTATAAGCTTACCCGGAGGTG TTGGCGGACAAACCGGAGCTGGACAAGCCGGATACGGAAGCCAACTTGGAGTTGGCGCTCAGGCCGGTGCCGGACAACCCGGATACGGTGACCAACCTGGAGTTGGCACTCAACCTGGAGTCGGACAGCCCGGATACGGAAGCCAACCTGGTATTGGCGGACAGACTGGAGCCGGACAGCCCGGATACGGAAGCCAACCTGGTATTGGCGGACAGACTGGAGCCGGACAGCCCGGATATGGAAGCCAACCTGTGGTTGGAGCTCAGACCGGAACCGGACAACCCGGATACGGTGCTCAACCTGGAGTTGGCACTCAGACTGGAGCCGGACAGCCCGGATACGGAAGCCAACCTGGTATTGGCGGACAGACTGGAGCCAGACAGCCCGGATATGTAACCCAACCTGGAGTTGGAGCTCAGACCGGAATCGGACAACCCGGATACGGTGCCCAACCAGGTATTCTTGGACAGACTGGAGCCGGACAGCCCGGATACGGCAGCCAGCCTGGTATTGGCGGACAGACTGGAGCCGGACAGCCCGGATATGGAACCCAACCTGGAGTTGGAGCTCAGACCGGAACCGGACAACCCGGATACGGTGCCCAACCTGGAGTTGGCACTCAGACTGGAGCCGGACAGCCCGGATACGGCAGCCAGCCTGGTATTGGCGGACAGACTGGAGCCGGACAGCCCGGATATGGAACCCAACCTGGAGTTGGAGCTCAGACCGGAGCCGGACAACCCGGATACGGTGCCCAACCTGGTGTTGGCGCTCAGACTGGAGCCGGACAGCCCGGATACGGAAGCCAACCTGGTATTGGCGGACAGACTGGAGCCGGACAGCCCGGATACGGAAGCCAACCTGGTATTGGCGGACAAACTGGAGCCAGACAGCCCGGATATGGAAGCCAACCTGGGGTTGGAGCTCAGACCGGAGCCGGACAACCCGGATACGGTGCCCAACCTGGTGTTGGCGCTCAGACTGGAGCCGGACAGCCCGGATACGGAAGCCAACCTGGTATTGGCGGACAGACTGGAGCCGGACAGCCCGGATATGGAAGCCAACCTGGGGTTGGAGCTCAGACCGGAGCCGGACAACCCGGATACGGTGCCCAACCTGGAGTTGGCGCTCAGACTGGAGCCGGACAGCCCGGATACGGCAGCCAGCCTGGTATTGGCGGACAGACTGGAGCCGGACAGCCCGGATATGGAACCCAACCTGGAGTTGGAGCTCAGACCGGAACCGGACAACCCGGATACGGTGCCCAACCTGGAGTTGGCACTCAGACTGGAGCCGGACAGCCCGGATACGGAAGCCAACCTGGTATTGGCGGACAGACTGGAGCCGGACAGCCCGGATATGGAACCCAACCTGGAGTTGGAGCTCAGACCGGAACCGGACAACCCGGATACGGTGCCCAACCTGGAGTTGGCACTCAGACTGGAGCCGGACAGCCCGGATACGGAAGCCAACCCGGATATGGAACCCAACCTGGAGTTGGAGCTCAGACCGGAACCGGACAACCCGGATACGGTGCCCAACCTGGAGTTGGCGGACAGACTGGAGCCGGACAGCCCGGATATGGAACCCAACCTGGTATTGGTGGACAGACTGGAGCCGGACAGCCCGGATACGGCAGCCAGCCTGGTATTGGCGGACAGACCGGTGGCGGACAACCCGGATACGGAAGCCAAATTGGCGGACAGACTGGAGCTGGACAGCCCAGCTATGGAAGCCAACCTGGAGTTGGAGCTCAGAATGGAGCCGGACAACCCGGATACGGTACCCAACCTGTTATTGGTGGACAGACTGGAGCCGGACAACCTGGATATGGAGGTCAAACTGGAGTCGGTGGATCGCCTGGATTTTTAACTCAGCCAGGTATTGGGGGTATAAGCGGACCGATTGGAGGGAAACTCGGTGGCGGACAATCAGAAGCCGCAAAACCTGGATATTGGGCTCAACCTGGAATTGGCGGACCATCCAGATACGGCAGTCAACCTGGAATTGGTGATCAGACCGGAACCGGACAGTCAGGATACGGCGGGCAGCCTGGAATTAGCGGACAGACCGGAGGCGGACAACCAGGATACGGAGGACAGGCTACAATAAGCGGACTCCCTGGGTATGGCACTCAGCCAGGAATTGGAGCACTAACCGCTGTTCCTGGCGGACATTATGGATACGAAACTCAGCCTGGAATTGGTGGACAGACCGGAACCAACCAACCCGGATTCGGTGGTCAACCTGGAATTGGCGGACAGACTGGAGCCGGCCAACCTGGATATGGATTTATAGGTCAGCCTGGTATTGGAGGGCAAACAGGAACTAGTGGAAGGCAACCCGGTTACGGAACCCAACCAGGAATTGGCGGACAGACTGCAGCCGGACAGCCCGGATATGGAAGCCAAACCGGAGTTGGCGGACAGATCGGAGCCGGACAGCCCGGATATGGAAGCCAACCTGGAATTGGCGGACAGACTGGAGCCGGACAACCCGGATACGGTGCCCAACCAGGTTTTGGAGGACAACCCGGATACGGAAACCAACCTGGAGTTGGCGGACAGACTGGTGCCGGACAGCCCGGATATGGAAGCCAACCTGGAATTGGCGGACAGACCGGAGCCGGACAACCCGGATACGGTGCCCAACCAGGTTTTGGAGGACAACTCGGATACGGAAACCAACCTGGAGTTGGCGGACAGACTGGAGCCGGACAGCCCGGATATGGAAGCCAACCTGGAGTTGGCGGACAGACTGGAGCTGGACAACCCGGATACGGTGTCATACCTGGATTTGGAGGACAACCTGGAATAGGCGGACAGACCGCCGCTGGAAAGCCCGGATACGGTGGTCAACCTGGAATTGGTGGATCACCTGTGTATGGAACACAGCAAGGAACTGGAGGTCAATCAGGAATTAGCGGTGGCCAACCCGGGTACGGAACTCAACCTGGACAAACCGGAGCCGGGCAACCCGGATACGGAAGCTTACCTGGAACAGGTGGTCAGGCCACAGCTGGCCAACCCGGATACGGACCCGGATCTCAACCCGGAATTGGCGGACAGACAGTTGGTGGGCACGGTGGATACGGTAGCCAACCCGGAATCGGTGGAGCGCCAGTTTATGGAACACAGCCAGGAGGTGGCGGCCAAACTGGAGTCATTGGAGGGCAGCCCGGACAGATCGGAGACAGAGTAGGACAACCAGGATACGGAACCCAGACAGGACAAATTGGGGCACCAGGTCGATATACAGATGGAAGTCAAACTGTACCTGGTGCTGTTGGCACCGGTGGAGTTG TTGCTGCCGGTACCAGCGGAGCTGACGATGCCTTCTCCCAAGCCGAGTCATCAATTGGCGACGGACAAGCGTCGGCAAGTGCTCAGGGCAAGAAGAATGGAGGCACGGCCAAGACTCAGGTGTCGGGAACTTACAGCTCCGGCGGAACCTTTAGCGCCAGTGCAATGACGTCCGATGCTGATCGTGCGGCCAGTGCACAGGTTACCGGAAATGCTGATGGAGCCGTGAGTCAGTCTCAGGGATCGGGAGGTCCTGCCCAGTCGCAGGCCCAGGTACAGGTTGCCAAGGACGGCGGCACCAAGGCCTCGTCGCAGAGCGGTGGCATCATCCAACAGAGCCAGAGCGAGGTTCACGCCAATGACAAGGGCGGCCTGGCGGACGCCCAATCGAGCGGACCCGGACAAACCTCCTCCCAGGCCCAGATCGGTTTCCGACCCGGCCAGGAGGCCAATCCTATAGCAGCTAATGGTGGCGGCCAGGCATCGTCCTCATCTGGCACTCATTCCAGTCAGAGTAGCTCGCAGATTCACGGAACATCGAG CTTTGGTGTTTCTTACCATGGTGCTGCACAATCCGCGTCGGGAACCAAAGAGCAGGTTGCTACTTACAGGGAAGCAAACAGGGAACTCTTCAATACCATCAGTCAGTTTGGCAACAACGCAAATGC TGTTACTGATCGAGCTGATGCTGTCTACAGTGGACCCGCGCTTACTGATGAGTCCGACAGGGTGCCAGAGGCGCAACTGAAGTCCACCAAGCCCAAGGAGGAAGCGGAGCAGGTAGTGAGTAAGCTAGACCACCCGGAGCCCGTTCAGTACGATGATGAAGATGAGGCCGATCCTGATGAATACGATGAGGATGAGTACTATGAGGAGAAGCCAGTGAAGCTAGAGGAATCCCCAAAGTCGTCCACCATAGTGGCACCAACCGAGGCAACACCTAGGCCCAAGACCTACAACCAGTCATCACCCACGCAAAGCCAACAGACAGTCGTGGTGCCGGTGCCGGGTGAAAAGTATCAGGTGGTGCAAAAGCAGAACGGTAAAGCCACCATCAATGCAGAGCCCTCGACCACCGAGGCCATACCACCGGGATTCCGAGGAACCGTAAATGTGGAAAAGAAGTTCCACACCAAGGCCCTGGAGCTGCACGCTCCCAAAGGAGTAGAGATCACACCCGACACCAGCGACGAGGGTCCGGTCCGGGGTGACAAGCCGCTACGGCGTGCTCCTGATAGCTACGTCACCGTCACCAAGTCAGTGACAGGCAGCATGGACAACACAAAGAACCCACCGCAGGAGAACAAGAACTTCCAGTCGACCTATTACACCAAGTCCTCGACCTGCGGCTATTTCACCTTCTCTTGCAACATTGTCTACGGCGCCAATGGAAGGAGCAAGATCTGCCGTCCCAAGGCGCCCACCAATGGAAAATGCTAG
- the Muc68E gene encoding mucin 68E → MIAQSTGIISTNASVQLESKAVEMKNKKWNFREFIICVAVTVVLTKIVHVKTQHQQSLQKLSNQYVIRDGDTQYIKSRTSEKVSQLNLNKNNDTASKLKIGAPYYYQIKITSPTKIKSLPVEVENDRKDSSGIDTTVEDLTPIPEETTTVAQETTYDPEGSTTREDDTTVAIETTTEKPEDDTTVEDSTPIPEESTTVAQETTYDPEGSTTREDDTTVAIETTTEKPEDDTTVEDSTPIPEESTTVAQETTYDPEGSTTRDDETTVAIETTTEKPEDDTTVEDSTPIPEESTTVAQETTYDPEGSTTREDDTTVAIETTTEKPEDDTTVEDSTPIPEESTTVAQETTYDPEGSTTREDDTTVAIETTTEKPEDDTTVEDSTPIPEESTTVAQETTYDPEGSTTREDDTTVAIETTTEKPEDDTTVEDSTPIPEESTTVAQETTYDPEGSTTREDDTTVAIETTTEKPEDDTTVEDSTPIPEESTTVAQETTYDPEGSTTREDDTTVAIETTTEKPEDDTTAEDSTPIPEESTTVAQDTTNDPEGSTTREDDTTVAIETTTEKPEDDTTAEDSTPIPEESTTVAQETTYDPEGSTTREDDTTVAIETTTEKREDDTTVEDSTPIPEESTTVAQDTTNDPEGSTTREDDTTVAIETTTEKPEDDTTAEDSTPIPEESTTVAQETTYDPEGSTTREDDTTVAIETTTEKPEDDTTVEDSTPIPEESTTVAQETTYDPEGSTTREDDTTVAIETTTEKPEDDTTAEDSTPIPEESTTVAQDTTNDPEGSTTREDDTTVAIETTTEKREDDTTVEDSTPIPEETTTVGQETTYDPEGSTTREEDTTVAIETTTEKPEDDTTAEDSTPIPEESTTVAQETTYDPEGSTTREDDTTVAMETTTEKREDDTTVEDSTPIPEESTTVAQDTTNDPEGSTTREEDTTVAIETTTEKPEDDTTVEDSTPIPEETTTVGQETTYDPEGSTTREDDTTVAIDTTTEKPEDDTTVEDSTPIPEESTTVAQDTTNDPEGSTTREDDTTVAIDTTTEKPEDDTTVEDSTPIPEESTTIAQETTYDPEGSTTREDDTTVAIETTTEKPEDDTTVEDSTPIPEESTTVAQDTTNDPEGSTTREDDTTVAIDTTTEKPEDDTTVEDSTPIPEESTTVAQDTTNDPEGSTTREEDTTVAIETTTEKPEDDTTVEDSTPIPEETTTVGQETTYDPEGSTTREDDTTVAIDTTTEKPEDDTTVEDSTPIPEESTTVAQDTTNDPEGSTTREDDTTVAIDTTTEKPEDDTTVEDSTPIPEESTTVAQDTTNDPEGSTTREDDTTVAIDTTTEKPEDDTTVEDSTPIPEESTTIAQETTYDPEGSTTREDDTTVAIETTTEKPEDDTTVEDSTPIPEESTTVAQDTTNDPEGSTTREEDTTVAIETTTEKPEDDTTVEDSTPIPEETTTVGQETTYDPEGSTTREDDTTVAIETTTEKPEDDTTVEDSTPIPEETTTVAQETTYDPEGSTTRDDTTVAIETTTEKPEDDTTAEGSTPIPDTSTTVNQDTTTDESSTVVTTTNIPKESTTLGDSTLSPGENSTAGQVSTSTTLVYDTTSSPIPSSSRSTTLEPSSSSSPETTTSSLPPLSCSTGYQYLPHPTNCHKYIHCSNGHELIMECPANLYWDYHKFVCSGDSGVCYNDTENSNPEEKVCGPGVDFLAHPTDCTMYLQCSNGVALERKCPDPLYWNPEIKSCDWSNKYCTNLRASQSISCAAGMNFNVFQSDCSKYVKCFGLRGVVMSCNSGLYWNPVSQVCEKSRRFCT, encoded by the coding sequence ATGATTGCACAAAGCACAGGTATCATTTCAACAAATGCTTCTGTGCAACTCGAAAGTAAGGCGGTAGAGATGAAGAATAAAAAGTGGAATTTTAGGGAATTTATAATATGTGTTGCGGTGACAGTAGTACTTACAAAAATAGTGCACGTAAAAACTCAACATCAACAGTCATTACAAAAACTAAGTAATCAATACGTGATACGTGATGGTGATACTCAGTATATAAAATCTCGGACAAGTGAAAAAGTTAGCCAATTaaacttaaacaaaaacaatgacaCGGCATCAAAACTGAAAATTGGCGCACCATACTActatcaaataaaaataaccaGTCCCACCAAAATCAAATCGCTACCGGTTGAAGTAGAAAATGATAGAAAAGATAGTTCGGGAATTGATACTACGGTAGAAGATTTAACACCGATTCCTGAGGAAACTACCACTGTCGCCCAGGAAACAACTTATGATCCTGAAGGGAGCACCACGAGAGAAGACGACACAACTGTTGCAATCGAGACAACTACCGAAAAACCTGAGGATGATACAACTGTAGAAGATTCAACACCGATTCCTGAGGAATCTACCACTGTCGCCCAGGAAACAACTTATGATCCTGAAGGGAGCACCACGAGAGAAGACGACACAACTGTTGCAATCGAGACAACTACCGAAAAACCTGAGGATGATACAACTGTAGAAGATTCAACACCGATTCCTGAGGAATCTACCACTGTCGCCCAGGAAACAACTTATGATCCTGAAGGGAGCACCACGAGAGACGACGAGACAACTGTTGCTATCGAGACAACTACCGAAAAACCTGAGGATGATACAACTGTAGAAGATTCAACACCGATTCCTGAGGAATCTACCACTGTCGCCCAGGAAACAACTTATGATCCTGAAGGGAGCACCACGAGAGAAGACGACACAACTGTTGCAATCGAGACAACTACCGAAAAACCTGAGGATGATACAACTGTAGAAGATTCAACACCGATTCCTGAGGAATCTACCACTGTCGCCCAGGAAACAACTTATGATCCTGAAGGGAGCACCACGAGAGAAGACGACACAACTGTTGCAATCGAGACAACTACCGAAAAACCTGAGGATGATACAACTGTAGAAGATTCAACACCGATTCCTGAGGAATCTACCACTGTCGCCCAGGAAACAACTTATGATCCTGAAGGGAGCACCACGAGAGAAGACGACACAACTGTTGCAATCGAGACAACTACCGAAAAACCTGAGGATGATACAACTGTAGAAGATTCAACACCGATTCCTGAGGAATCTACCACTGTCGCCCAGGAAACAACTTATGATCCTGAAGGGAGCACCACGAGAGAAGACGACACAACTGTTGCAATCGAGACAACTACCGAAAAACCTGAGGATGATACAACTGTAGAAGATTCAACACCGATTCCTGAGGAATCTACCACTGTCGCCCAGGAAACAACTTATGATCCTGAAGGGAGCACCACGAGAGAAGACGACACAACTGTTGCAATCGAGACAACTACCGAAAAACCTGAGGATGATACTACGGCAGAAGATTCAACACCGATTCCTGAGGAATCTACCACTGTCGCCCAGGACACAACTAATGATCCTGAAGGGAGCACCACGAGAGAGGACGACACAACTGTTGCAATAGAGACAACTACCGAAAAACCTGAGGATGATACTACGGCAGAAGATTCAACACCGATTCCTGAGGAATCTACCACTGTCGCCCAGGAAACAACTTATGATCCTGAAGGGAGCACCACGAGAGAAGACGACACAACTGTTGCAATAGAGACAACTACCGAAAAACGTGAGGATGATACAACTGTAGAAGATTCAACACCGATTCCTGAGGAATCTACCACTGTCGCCCAGGACACAACTAATGATCCTGAAGGGAGCACCACGAGAGAGGACGACACAACTGTTGCAATAGAGACAACTACCGAAAAACCTGAGGATGATACTACGGCAGAAGATTCAACACCGATTCCTGAGGAATCTACCACTGTCGCCCAGGAAACAACTTATGATCCTGAAGGGAGCACCACGAGAGAAGACGACACAACTGTTGCAATCGAGACAACTACCGAAAAACCTGAGGATGATACAACTGTAGAAGATTCAACACCGATTCCTGAGGAATCTACCACTGTCGCCCAGGAAACAACTTATGATCCTGAAGGGAGCACCACGAGAGAAGACGACACAACTGTTGCAATCGAGACAACTACCGAAAAACCTGAGGATGATACTACGGCAGAAGATTCAACACCGATTCCTGAGGAATCTACCACTGTCGCCCAGGACACAACTAATGATCCTGAAGGGAGCACCACGAGAGAGGACGACACAACTGTTGCAATCGAGACAACTACCGAAAAACGTGAGGATGATACAACTGTAGAAGATTCAACACCGATTCCTGAGGAAACTACCACTGTCGGCCAGGAAACAACTTATGATCCTGAAGGGAGCACCACGAGAGAGGAAGACACAACTGTTGCAATAGAGACAACTACCGAAAAACCTGAGGATGATACTACGGCAGAAGATTCAACACCGATTCCTGAGGAATCTACCACTGTCGCCCAGGAAACAACTTATGATCCTGAAGGGAGCACCACGAGAGAAGACGACACAACTGTTGCAATGGAGACAACTACCGAAAAACGTGAGGATGATACAACTGTAGAAGATTCAACACCGATTCCTGAGGAATCTACCACTGTCGCCCAGGACACAACTAATGATCCTGAAGGGAGCACCACGAGAGAGGAAGACACAACTGTTGCAATAGAGACAACTACCGAAAAACCTGAGGATGATACAACTGTAGAAGATTCAACACCGATTCCTGAGGAAACTACCACTGTCGGCCAGGAAACAACTTATGATCCTGAAGGGAGCACCACGAGAGAGGACGACACAACTGTTGCAATCGATACAACTACCGAAAAACCTGAGGATGATACAACTGTAGAAGATTCAACACCGATTCCTGAGGAATCTACCACTGTCGCCCAGGACACAACTAATGATCCTGAAGGGAGCACCACGAGAGAGGACGACACAACTGTTGCAATCGATACAACTACCGAAAAACCTGAGGATGATACAACTGTAGAAGATTCAACACCGATTCCTGAGGAATCTACCACTATCGCCCAGGAAACAACTTATGATCCTGAAGGGAGCACCACGAGAGAAGACGACACAACTGTTGCAATAGAGACAACTACCGAAAAACCTGAGGATGATACAACTGTAGAAGATTCAACACCGATTCCTGAGGAATCTACCACTGTCGCCCAGGACACAACTAATGATCCTGAAGGGAGCACCACGAGAGAGGACGACACAACTGTTGCAATCGATACAACTACCGAAAAACCTGAGGATGATACAACTGTAGAAGATTCAACACCGATTCCTGAGGAATCTACCACTGTCGCCCAGGACACAACTAATGATCCTGAAGGGAGCACCACGAGAGAGGAAGACACAACTGTTGCAATAGAGACAACTACCGAAAAACCTGAGGATGATACAACTGTAGAAGATTCAACACCGATTCCTGAGGAAACTACCACTGTCGGCCAGGAAACAACTTATGATCCTGAAGGGAGCACCACGAGAGAGGACGACACAACTGTTGCAATCGATACAACTACCGAAAAACCTGAGGATGATACAACTGTAGAAGATTCAACACCGATTCCTGAGGAATCTACCACTGTCGCCCAGGACACAACTAATGATCCTGAAGGGAGCACCACGAGAGAGGACGACACAACTGTTGCAATCGATACAACTACCGAAAAACCTGAGGATGATACAACTGTAGAAGATTCAACACCGATTCCTGAGGAATCTACCACTGTCGCCCAGGACACAACTAATGATCCTGAAGGGAGCACCACGAGAGAGGACGACACAACTGTTGCAATCGATACAACTACCGAAAAACCTGAGGATGATACAACTGTAGAAGATTCAACACCGATTCCTGAGGAATCTACCACTATCGCCCAGGAAACAACTTATGATCCTGAAGGGAGCACCACGAGAGAAGACGACACAACTGTTGCAATAGAGACAACTACCGAAAAACCTGAGGATGATACAACTGTAGAAGATTCAACACCGATTCCTGAGGAATCTACCACTGTCGCCCAGGACACAACTAATGATCCTGAAGGGAGCACCACGAGAGAGGAAGACACAACTGTTGCAATCGAGACAACTACCGAAAAACCTGAGGATGATACAACTGTAGAAGATTCAACACCGATTCCTGAGGAAACTACCACTGTCGGCCAGGAAACAACTTATGATCCTGAAGGGAGCACCACGAGAGAAGACGACACAACTGTTGCAATCGAGACAACTACCGAAAAACCTGAGGATGATACAACTGTAGAAGATTCAACACCGATTCCTGAGGAAACTACCACTGTCGCCCAGGAAACAACTTATGATCCTGAAGGGAGCACCACGAGAGACGACACAACTGTTGCAATCGAGACAACTACCGAAAAACCTGAGGATGATACTACGGCAGAAGGTTCAACACCGATTCCTGACACATCTACTACTGTTAACCAGGACACAACAACAGACGAAAGTAGCACTGTTGTGACTACGACGAATATTCCCAAGGAGAGCACAACGTTAGGCGATTCTACCCTATCACCGGGAGAAAACAGTACTGCAGGACAAGTTTCTACAAGTACCACGCTAGTATACGATACCACGAGTAGTCCAATTCCATCTTCCTCAAGATCCACAACCTTAGAACCCTCATCAAGTTCTTCCCCTGAAACCACAACTTCAAGTCTACCACCATTGTCTTGCAGTACCGGGTATCAATATTTACCCCATCCAACAAATTGTCATAAATATATTCACTGCAGCAACGGGCATGAACTAATTATGGAGTGCCCAGCTAATCTTTATTGGGACTAtcataaatttgtttgcaGTGGAGATTCAGGTGTTTGCTACAACGACACTGAAAATTCCAATCCAGAGGAGAAGGTTTGCGGACCTGGAGTGGATTTCCTTGCACATCCAACGGACTGCACCATGTATTTGCAGTGTAGTAATGGCGTGGCATTGGAGCGCAAGTGTCCAGATCCGCTGTATTGGAACCCGGAGATAAAGTCATGTGATTGGTCCAATAAATATTGCACAAATCTTCGGGCGAGTCAATCGATTTCTTGCGCAGCGGGCATGAATTTTAACGTTTTTCAAAGCGATTGCTCCAAATATGTCAAGTGTTTTGGCCTGAGAGGTGTTGTAATGAGCTGTAATTCAGGACTTTACTGGAATCCCGTTAGTCAAGTTTGCGAAAAGTCCCGGCGATTCTGCACATAA
- the CG42397 gene encoding uncharacterized protein has translation MKGFQIIGLLGLFALLVSGSTSSGEDTNIKLTTDESTTVEDTTEVLVTTLPPPVLCADEDLFLPAPDCREYYQCLYGEGILKICPDGLYWDRELNVCAWDSQHCADDKNETTTPSTLNCASGLPFLPYIPDCTKFIQCVYNIGFKLSCPSGLYWNQPLQSCDYTCDNAIEFSGAHQVQ, from the exons atgaAAG GTTTTCAGATAATCGGATTACTTGGATTGTTTGCACTCCTTGTAAGTGGATCGACCTCGTCTGGAGAAGATACCAACATCAAACTAACAACAGACGAATCTACTACTGTGGAGGATACCACGGAGGTTTTAGTCACAACACTACCACCTCCAGTCCTGTGTGCTGATGAAGATCTGTTTCTCCCAGCACCCGACTGCAGAGAGTATTATCAATGCCTGTACGGTGAGGGAATTTTAAAGATATGTCCAGACGGCCTCTATTGGGATCGGGAGCTGAATGTTTGCGCCTGGGACTCACAGCATTGTGCTGATGACAAGAACGAGACCACCACACCATCGACCTTGAATTGCGCATCCGGGTTACCATTTTTGCCCTATATACCGGACTGCACTAAGTTTATCCAGTGCGTCTACAATATTGGCTTTAAACTAAGCTGCCCGAGTGGTTTGTATTGGAACCAACCTCTTCAATCGTGTGACTATACCTGCGATAATGCGATTGAGTTCTCTGGCGCACACCAAGTGCAATAA